A portion of the Cellulophaga algicola DSM 14237 genome contains these proteins:
- a CDS encoding endonuclease/exonuclease/phosphatase family protein, with the protein MFFSKFFKKKVQDSMHTVAFYNLENLFDTEDNPDKLDTDYTPNGKLKWTPERYHSKLFKLASTISKIGFDAIGKAPVLIGVVEVENKKVLKDLLAEPVLASNAYDFIHYDSPDERGIDNALIFDKRFFQVIHSEAIPLKVFNLDGQQDMTRDILYVHGKLNEEEVHIFVNHWPSRRDGGDETEYKRIKAAATIINFMKVLEEKYSEPNYIVMGDFNDGPQTASVKKLVGEKNLFNPMEKLLTPKRGSANYKFKWSLFDQILISHSFLNFEKKTHSFNSSNIFDDHFLTEFKGKFKGSPFRTYVGRRYMGGYSDHFPVYIHLKFNK; encoded by the coding sequence ATGTTCTTTTCAAAATTTTTTAAGAAAAAAGTACAAGATAGTATGCATACTGTTGCATTCTACAATTTAGAAAATCTTTTTGATACAGAGGACAATCCTGATAAATTAGATACAGATTACACGCCTAACGGAAAATTGAAATGGACTCCCGAGCGCTATCATTCAAAACTTTTTAAATTAGCATCTACTATATCTAAAATTGGTTTTGATGCTATAGGCAAAGCTCCAGTATTAATTGGTGTGGTTGAAGTGGAAAATAAAAAGGTATTAAAAGATTTATTGGCAGAACCTGTATTAGCATCCAATGCGTATGATTTTATTCATTATGATTCTCCTGATGAACGAGGAATAGATAATGCCTTAATTTTTGATAAACGTTTTTTTCAAGTTATACATTCTGAAGCGATACCTCTAAAAGTTTTTAATTTAGATGGTCAACAAGATATGACTCGAGACATTTTATATGTTCATGGAAAATTGAATGAAGAAGAAGTACATATTTTTGTGAACCATTGGCCGTCTCGAAGAGACGGTGGCGATGAAACAGAGTATAAAAGAATAAAGGCTGCAGCTACAATTATTAACTTTATGAAGGTTCTTGAGGAGAAGTATAGCGAACCTAATTATATTGTTATGGGAGATTTTAATGATGGACCCCAAACAGCTAGCGTTAAAAAACTCGTAGGTGAAAAAAATCTTTTTAATCCTATGGAAAAACTTTTAACACCTAAAAGAGGAAGTGCCAACTATAAGTTTAAATGGTCTTTATTTGATCAAATTCTTATTTCTCACAGTTTTTTGAACTTCGAAAAAAAGACACATAGTTTCAATTCTTCCAATATCTTTGATGATCATTTCCTAACGGAGTTTAAAGGAAAATTTAAAGGGAGCCCTTTTAGAACCTACGTTGGGAGACGGTATATGGGAGGGTATAGTGATCATTTTCCAGTGTACATACACCTAAAATTTAACAAATAA
- a CDS encoding CNNM domain-containing protein — translation MGLLVFYAVISIFFSFLCSILEAVLLSITPTFINVAKKDGKSYAVTFEELKKDVDKPLIAILTINTIAHTVGAILVGVQAKVAYTELYGTTQRSFFGITFTEDLMVGIVSTVMTILILIASEIIPKTIGATYWRQLANFTAKTLKIMVLGLKWTGLLWVLQLFTKLVGGKGHHGSVLSREDFTAMTDIAHEEGVFLKSESTIIKNLLRFDEVLVKDVMTPRAVMKIASDKKTIRAFFEENPKLRFSRIPVYTDKVDNITGFVLKDVILEEIINKNDDIPLSEIRRDILTTKRNTPIPELFETFIAKREHIALVVDEYGSVSGLVSLEDVIETLLGLEIMDESDNVADLQSLARKNWENRAQQAGVLDPEKDK, via the coding sequence ATGGGTCTTCTGGTTTTTTACGCAGTAATATCAATCTTCTTTTCGTTCTTGTGTTCTATTTTAGAGGCGGTATTGCTAAGCATTACCCCTACATTTATCAATGTCGCAAAAAAAGATGGTAAATCATATGCTGTAACTTTTGAAGAATTAAAAAAAGATGTAGATAAACCACTAATTGCAATTCTTACTATAAATACCATTGCTCATACCGTAGGGGCAATTTTAGTTGGGGTACAAGCAAAAGTTGCCTATACAGAATTATATGGCACAACGCAACGCTCTTTTTTCGGCATTACGTTTACCGAAGATCTTATGGTGGGTATTGTTTCTACGGTGATGACCATCCTTATTTTAATTGCTTCGGAAATTATCCCAAAAACAATAGGTGCAACCTATTGGAGACAACTGGCAAATTTTACCGCTAAAACATTAAAAATAATGGTTTTAGGGTTAAAGTGGACAGGGTTACTTTGGGTGCTTCAATTATTTACCAAACTGGTTGGCGGAAAAGGGCACCACGGCAGTGTATTGAGTAGAGAAGATTTTACAGCAATGACAGATATTGCCCATGAAGAGGGTGTTTTTCTAAAGTCAGAATCTACCATAATTAAAAATTTACTTCGTTTTGATGAAGTTTTGGTTAAAGATGTGATGACCCCTAGAGCAGTTATGAAAATTGCTTCTGATAAAAAAACTATCCGTGCTTTTTTTGAAGAAAATCCTAAGTTGAGATTTTCACGTATTCCGGTATATACAGACAAAGTAGATAATATTACAGGCTTTGTACTGAAAGATGTTATCCTAGAGGAAATTATTAATAAGAATGATGACATTCCGTTATCTGAAATTCGAAGAGATATTTTAACGACAAAAAGAAACACACCTATACCAGAGCTTTTTGAGACGTTTATTGCCAAAAGAGAACACATTGCTTTAGTGGTAGATGAATATGGTTCTGTGAGCGGCTTGGTGAGTCTAGAAGACGTTATTGAAACACTCTTAGGACTTGAAATCATGGATGAAAGTGATAATGTAGCAGATCTACAATCACTGGCCCGTAAAAATTGGGAAAACAGAGCACAACAAGCAGGGGTATTAGATCCTGAAAAAGATAAATAG
- the hemB gene encoding porphobilinogen synthase: protein MYPLIRNRRLRTSEAIRSLVRETILTPSDFLVPLFVVEGKGVKEEIASMPNYFRLSLDTLEKEVKELWSMGLCSVLLFVKVPDKLKDNKGTEALNAAGLMQRAIKTVKNACPDMLVMTDVALDPYSSFGHDGIVANGQILNDESAELLAEMSISHAQAGADFVAPSDMMDGRILTIREALEDEGFINTGIMSYSAKYASAFYGPFRDALDSAPVDQENVPKNKSTYQMDYANRFEAIRETQMDIEEGADIVMVKPGLCYLDIVREIKNEVDVPVAVYQVSGEYAMLKAAAEKGWLDHDAVMIEQLMAIKRAGANIIASYFAKDAVKLM from the coding sequence ATGTACCCATTAATACGAAATAGAAGACTTAGAACATCAGAGGCAATACGAAGCTTAGTACGCGAAACTATATTAACGCCGAGTGACTTTCTGGTACCGCTTTTTGTGGTAGAAGGTAAAGGTGTAAAAGAAGAAATAGCTTCTATGCCAAATTACTTTCGGCTAAGTTTAGATACTTTAGAAAAAGAAGTAAAGGAACTATGGAGCATGGGTCTATGTTCTGTTTTACTTTTTGTAAAAGTTCCTGATAAATTGAAAGACAATAAAGGAACCGAAGCATTAAATGCTGCGGGATTAATGCAGCGCGCTATTAAAACCGTAAAAAATGCGTGCCCAGATATGTTAGTGATGACAGATGTGGCTTTAGATCCGTATTCTTCTTTTGGCCATGATGGAATTGTTGCTAATGGACAAATACTAAATGATGAATCTGCCGAGCTTTTGGCAGAGATGAGTATTTCACATGCACAAGCAGGAGCAGATTTTGTAGCCCCTAGTGATATGATGGACGGAAGAATACTTACTATTCGTGAAGCCTTAGAGGATGAAGGTTTTATCAATACCGGTATTATGAGTTACAGCGCCAAATATGCTAGTGCCTTTTACGGCCCTTTTAGAGATGCTTTAGATTCTGCTCCTGTAGATCAGGAAAATGTTCCCAAAAATAAAAGCACTTATCAGATGGATTATGCCAACCGTTTTGAAGCCATACGAGAAACACAAATGGACATTGAAGAAGGAGCAGATATTGTCATGGTAAAGCCAGGATTGTGTTATTTAGATATTGTTCGTGAAATAAAAAATGAAGTAGATGTTCCTGTTGCAGTATACCAAGTAAGCGGCGAGTATGCCATGCTAAAAGCTGCTGCAGAGAAAGGTTGGCTAGACCATGACGCCGTAATGATTGAGCAATTAATGGCCATCAAAAGAGCTGGAGCAAATATTATAGCAAGCTACTTTGCAAAGGATGCCGTAAAATTAATGTAA
- a CDS encoding 3'-5' exonuclease has protein sequence MLQKLNLEHILFLDIETVPEKENFQELDEEKKDLWNHKSQYQRKDEFTAEEFYDRAGIWAEFGKIICISVGYFKFSGESRTFRVTTFHGEEAQLLNEFKALLDSHFSQPKYLLCGHNAKEFDFPYIARRMLINTIDLPNKLNLFGRKPWEIEHLDTMELWKFGDYKHYSSLKLMANVLGIPSPKGDIDGSMVRNVYYEDKDLDRIVTYCELDVVTTAQVFLRLRNDALLTAEEIKKI, from the coding sequence ATGCTCCAGAAACTAAACTTAGAACATATCCTTTTTTTAGACATTGAAACAGTTCCTGAAAAAGAAAATTTTCAGGAACTAGATGAGGAAAAAAAAGACTTATGGAATCATAAATCGCAATACCAACGAAAAGATGAATTTACGGCTGAGGAGTTTTATGATCGGGCAGGTATTTGGGCGGAGTTCGGAAAAATTATTTGTATTTCTGTTGGATATTTTAAGTTTAGCGGCGAAAGCAGAACGTTTAGAGTTACCACGTTTCATGGAGAAGAAGCGCAACTTTTGAATGAATTTAAAGCTTTATTGGATAGTCACTTTAGCCAGCCAAAATATTTACTTTGTGGCCATAATGCTAAAGAATTTGATTTTCCGTATATCGCTAGAAGAATGCTTATTAATACCATAGACTTACCTAATAAACTAAATTTATTCGGTAGAAAACCTTGGGAAATAGAACATTTAGACACCATGGAATTATGGAAATTTGGTGATTATAAACATTATTCTTCGTTAAAACTTATGGCTAATGTATTGGGAATACCTTCTCCTAAAGGTGATATTGATGGGAGTATGGTAAGAAACGTGTATTACGAGGATAAAGATCTAGACCGTATTGTGACCTATTGCGAGTTAGATGTAGTCACTACGGCACAAGTATTTCTACGATTAAGAAATGACGCACTATTAACGGCAGAAGAGATTAAAAAAATTTAA
- the hflX gene encoding GTPase HflX, whose amino-acid sequence MLEQKEIDYERTILIGVINKDQNEVKVKEFLDELEFLTYTAGGEVYKRFVQKVDLPNPKTYIGSGKMMDVEAYVEEHEIGCVIFDDELSPAQQRNIEKQLKCKILDRTHLILDIFSQRAQTSYARTQVELAQYEYLLPRLKGLWTHLERQKGGIGMRGPGETEIETDRRIVRDRITLLKKKLLKIDRQMETQRGNRGALVRVALVGYTNVGKSTLMNVVSKSDVFAENKLFATLDTTVRKVVVGNLPFLLSDTVGFIRKLPTQLVESFKSTLDEVREADLLLHVVDISHPQFEEHIASVNKILGEIGSGDKKTIMVFNKIDQFTHETIDDDDLITERTEEHFTLDEWRQTWMRKVGDRALFISAINKENLDEFRKRIYDEVRDIHVTRFPYNNFLYPEHLDEY is encoded by the coding sequence ATGTTAGAACAAAAAGAAATAGATTATGAAAGAACGATACTTATTGGTGTTATCAATAAGGATCAAAACGAAGTCAAGGTAAAAGAATTTCTAGACGAGCTAGAATTTCTTACCTATACTGCGGGAGGCGAAGTTTATAAACGATTTGTTCAAAAAGTAGACTTACCAAACCCTAAAACATACATAGGTAGTGGTAAAATGATGGATGTAGAAGCTTATGTTGAAGAGCACGAAATTGGTTGTGTTATTTTTGATGATGAACTTTCTCCTGCACAGCAACGAAATATTGAAAAGCAATTAAAGTGTAAAATTCTAGATCGTACACACCTAATTTTAGATATTTTCTCGCAAAGGGCCCAAACAAGCTATGCTCGAACACAAGTTGAGCTAGCACAATATGAATACTTACTACCTCGCTTAAAAGGTCTATGGACCCACTTAGAGCGTCAAAAAGGGGGAATTGGTATGCGTGGACCTGGAGAAACAGAAATTGAAACAGATAGACGTATTGTACGTGACCGGATTACTTTATTAAAGAAGAAGCTCCTTAAGATAGACCGACAGATGGAAACTCAAAGAGGAAATCGCGGTGCATTAGTTCGTGTAGCTTTAGTAGGATATACCAATGTTGGGAAGTCTACTTTAATGAATGTGGTTAGTAAAAGTGATGTTTTTGCAGAGAATAAATTATTTGCAACGCTAGATACTACCGTACGGAAAGTAGTTGTTGGCAACTTACCTTTTTTATTAAGTGATACTGTTGGTTTTATACGTAAGCTTCCTACGCAATTAGTCGAAAGTTTTAAAAGTACGCTAGATGAAGTTAGGGAGGCAGATTTATTACTTCATGTAGTAGACATCTCTCACCCCCAATTTGAAGAGCATATAGCTTCTGTAAACAAAATTTTAGGAGAAATAGGAAGTGGCGATAAGAAGACCATTATGGTTTTTAATAAAATTGACCAGTTTACCCATGAAACGATAGATGATGATGACCTTATTACGGAACGAACAGAGGAACATTTTACCTTAGACGAATGGCGACAAACTTGGATGCGAAAAGTTGGAGATAGAGCTTTATTTATTTCTGCTATTAATAAAGAAAATCTAGACGAATTTAGAAAAAGAATCTATGACGAAGTACGAGATATTCATGTAACTCGTTTTCCGTATAATAATTTTCTTTATCCAGAGCATTTAGACGAGTATTAG
- a CDS encoding DUF4153 domain-containing protein, with amino-acid sequence MKIPSISEISAKAQNAIIRFPLTLLWAVGGSTFFIKIMEDSSYNYFKEHNDELLTLIVGLSWLIGIQFFIEQCKNPKKWQWLKLIVLGLLGLFYWYMPAVQYYGDSPIYIFRFFLYLIAGHLFVLFAPFILKWEKNAYWNYLKNTSIAILRSLFYSGILYLGLILALAAIDALFEIHIQSRRYGQLFIFCLGTVNTWIYVSDFPKDIFKETTIYFEKTLEVLVKFILIPLVILYILILYAYSGKIIIEWELPKGWVSYLVIALSLLGYIIQIIINPVQKELKSWTINKFYPWFYILLIPLNILLFIAILRRVSDYGVTENRYFVLAIALWNLGIILYLLFSSKKALKVIPISLFIIAILSSVGVWSAFNISKTSQVKQFDTLFTTIKSNDNIATSDELDRLQEIMDYLEDRKEVSSLNSSTQLDLENFRDSVTDNTYETGWLNTTKIWDSIAFIVDTTSIPEDEYDSYYSLYSSNTRNTYTSINGFDSFTYINFYMNSEERIEMDSHYLARYPSNQSLRIYSTKNDTLALEIPLTEKLIELSKYGNNLDRAPTTELTLEITSTTLTCKLIFSELSFRKTKEGIELQNMSAFLLLKQN; translated from the coding sequence ATGAAAATACCCTCTATATCCGAAATAAGCGCTAAGGCACAAAATGCTATTATTCGCTTCCCACTTACACTGCTTTGGGCAGTTGGTGGGTCTACTTTTTTCATAAAAATCATGGAAGATAGTAGCTACAATTACTTCAAAGAGCATAATGACGAGCTCTTAACCCTAATTGTAGGTCTTAGTTGGTTAATAGGGATACAGTTCTTTATTGAACAGTGTAAAAACCCTAAGAAATGGCAATGGCTTAAACTAATTGTTTTAGGCTTATTGGGGCTGTTTTACTGGTATATGCCTGCTGTTCAGTATTACGGTGACTCTCCTATTTATATCTTTAGATTTTTTCTTTATTTAATTGCTGGGCATCTATTTGTACTTTTTGCCCCTTTTATTTTAAAATGGGAGAAAAATGCCTATTGGAATTACCTTAAAAACACAAGCATAGCTATCCTAAGAAGCTTGTTCTACTCTGGTATTCTATACTTAGGGCTAATCTTAGCTTTAGCGGCAATTGATGCTTTGTTTGAAATTCACATTCAAAGTAGAAGGTATGGACAATTGTTTATTTTCTGCTTAGGAACTGTAAACACATGGATTTACGTATCAGATTTCCCAAAAGATATTTTCAAGGAGACGACCATCTATTTTGAAAAAACCCTAGAAGTTCTGGTTAAATTTATTCTCATTCCTTTAGTCATTCTTTATATACTAATTCTTTATGCCTATAGCGGAAAAATAATCATAGAATGGGAACTTCCTAAGGGCTGGGTATCTTATTTAGTAATTGCTTTATCTCTTTTAGGTTATATCATACAAATTATTATTAACCCCGTACAGAAAGAACTAAAGTCATGGACAATTAATAAATTCTACCCTTGGTTTTACATCCTTCTTATTCCATTAAATATTTTACTGTTTATTGCTATTTTACGCAGGGTTAGTGATTATGGTGTTACGGAAAACAGGTATTTTGTGCTTGCTATTGCGTTATGGAATTTGGGAATTATACTTTACCTATTATTTAGCTCTAAGAAAGCTTTAAAGGTAATTCCTATCTCTTTATTTATCATTGCGATACTATCTTCTGTGGGCGTATGGAGTGCCTTTAATATCTCCAAAACAAGTCAAGTAAAACAGTTTGACACCTTATTTACTACTATTAAAAGCAATGATAATATAGCTACTAGTGATGAGTTAGATCGTTTGCAAGAGATAATGGATTACTTAGAAGATCGCAAGGAAGTTTCTAGCCTTAATAGCAGTACACAACTAGATTTAGAAAATTTTAGGGATTCTGTAACCGACAATACCTATGAGACTGGCTGGTTAAATACTACAAAAATATGGGACAGTATTGCGTTTATAGTAGATACTACATCCATACCAGAAGATGAGTATGACTCCTATTACAGTTTATATTCTTCTAACACAAGAAATACCTATACGAGTATAAACGGTTTTGATTCTTTTACGTACATAAATTTTTACATGAATTCTGAAGAACGCATCGAAATGGATTCCCATTATTTAGCACGCTATCCAAGCAATCAAAGTTTAAGAATTTATAGTACAAAGAACGATACGCTTGCTTTAGAAATACCCTTGACTGAAAAACTAATAGAACTATCTAAATATGGAAACAATTTAGATAGAGCTCCTACAACAGAATTAACGCTAGAAATTACCTCAACGACTCTAACCTGTAAATTAATTTTTTCTGAGTTGAGTTTCAGAAAAACGAAAGAGGGTATTGAATTGCAAAATATGAGTGCCTTTTTACTTTTAAAGCAAAACTAA
- a CDS encoding methylated-DNA--[protein]-cysteine S-methyltransferase, protein METAYIKTPLGIAKLVGNEEGISEFIVLNSEEIVTDVIPEVLEDAVYQINEYFEGKREAFSLDLNPEGTDFQKRVWKALEEIPFGKTTSYLGLSKTLGDTKAIRAVANANGKNPLWIIVPCHRVIGSNGSLTGYAGGLYRKQWLLEHESPFKQTSLF, encoded by the coding sequence ATGGAAACTGCCTACATTAAAACTCCCTTAGGAATTGCAAAATTAGTAGGCAACGAAGAAGGAATTTCTGAATTTATAGTCCTCAATTCTGAAGAGATAGTTACGGATGTAATCCCTGAGGTGTTGGAAGATGCCGTCTATCAAATTAATGAATATTTTGAAGGAAAACGCGAAGCTTTTAGTTTAGATTTAAATCCAGAAGGAACAGATTTTCAAAAACGTGTTTGGAAAGCTTTAGAAGAAATACCTTTTGGAAAAACTACATCTTACCTTGGGCTTTCAAAAACATTAGGAGATACAAAAGCAATTAGAGCAGTTGCTAATGCAAATGGTAAAAATCCACTTTGGATTATCGTCCCTTGTCATAGGGTTATTGGCAGTAACGGATCTCTTACAGGTTATGCCGGAGGATTATACCGTAAACAATGGCTTTTAGAACATGAAAGTCCATTTAAACAGACCTCTTTGTTTTAA
- a CDS encoding DUF3078 domain-containing protein has protein sequence MKKLVFTMIASFAITAGFSQTVEELKAEQGPKKDSIAALQGRVDALQAQIDGMPGWKIGAFGTIGGSISSFSNWYAQGTPDNSSGNIGFTVNAFANLKEEKFFWRNSANVNFAWVKLDDKNDPTDDDSFQATSDVFQLTSLYGRNITKTLAASGLADYRTTVLNNFNDPGYLDLGIGATWTPIQDLIVVIHPLNYNFVFSKGDDSIFESSLGAKIVADYTRKIGAINFKTNLSMFQSYKSADYSNLTWTNSFGYTLWKGIGVGFDFGLRSNKQEALNYAINTLEETTTTFDTVDNKLQTYWMAGLNYSF, from the coding sequence GCAAGTTTTGCAATCACAGCAGGTTTCTCGCAAACTGTTGAAGAGCTTAAAGCAGAACAAGGTCCTAAAAAGGATTCTATTGCCGCTCTTCAAGGTAGAGTAGATGCCCTTCAAGCTCAAATTGATGGTATGCCAGGTTGGAAAATTGGTGCTTTTGGTACTATCGGTGGTAGTATTTCTAGCTTTAGCAACTGGTACGCACAAGGTACGCCAGACAATAGTTCAGGAAACATTGGTTTTACGGTTAATGCTTTTGCAAACCTTAAAGAAGAAAAATTCTTCTGGAGAAACTCTGCAAATGTAAATTTTGCTTGGGTAAAATTAGATGATAAAAATGATCCTACAGATGATGATAGCTTCCAAGCAACATCAGATGTATTTCAATTAACTTCATTATACGGTCGTAACATAACAAAAACTTTAGCAGCTTCTGGGTTGGCAGATTATAGAACTACGGTTTTAAACAACTTTAACGATCCAGGATACCTAGACTTGGGTATTGGTGCTACGTGGACTCCAATTCAGGATTTAATAGTTGTAATTCATCCTTTAAACTATAATTTTGTATTTAGTAAAGGCGATGATTCCATTTTTGAATCTTCTTTAGGGGCTAAAATTGTTGCAGATTATACTAGAAAAATTGGAGCAATAAACTTTAAAACAAATTTATCTATGTTTCAAAGTTATAAGAGCGCTGATTACTCTAACTTAACTTGGACAAACTCTTTTGGATATACTTTATGGAAAGGTATTGGAGTAGGATTTGACTTTGGTTTAAGAAGCAATAAGCAAGAAGCATTAAATTATGCTATTAATACTTTAGAAGAAACAACGACAACTTTTGATACTGTTGACAATAAATTACAAACATATTGGATGGCAGGTTTAAACTATTCTTTCTAA
- a CDS encoding S8 family serine peptidase encodes MDYSRLSPNRVYSCVLMAITMLSLSAIQAQSKSKIQHIQSKYNKSALAKVQDEFSRDFTKKDITLRAFAKNNGLKISETLNDGNQIELVDIGADGTPLYYSTFSDNSSMVSRANTLYTGGALDLGISGQGMKVGVWDAGIALLTHQEYSSRAIEGDNTSEINAHATMVLGSMIAKGIKSQAKGVAYNATAISSDWKADKVEVITAAANGLLLSNHSYGIRPDFVPDWYFGAYIQVAKDWDRIMYNAPYYLMVTAAGNSQKLKFNDAPIYGKTTDGFDLLLGFSTTKNGINVAAVESEIDNNGNLVNAAVASYSSHGPTDDGRIKPDIAGCGANILSTQSSGEKNYDTYSGTSMAAPGITSAMLLLQEYYDRLNGDFMKASTLKGLVLHSADDVAAPGPDYKMGWGVMNTKKAAELIVNNEYSSLIIEESLAQGETYSITVDARVGEEFLASVSWTDPVGDFVNKGELNSMTPALVNDLDIRVTKNNVVSLPWKLDPRNANAAAVKGDNLVDPFEKIQLDNATGTYTITISHKGKLTNENQVFSLIVSGASTSKCNAISPSEFTMSSTYSDAIDISWEAIADSFFEVQYKKENDVEWNTKFSETNDVSLENLVNGGTYIVKLRTNCTTNIFSEYTEAFKFTFDGVLTDDPFKAEAQEVVVISDKLKFSVHPNPTTDQITIDGPLSDNAYYSIVSSTGTLLKKGKAKYNDIQVDDLSSGFYSLTIFEDGEQQSMKFIKN; translated from the coding sequence ATGGACTACAGTAGACTTTCCCCAAACCGGGTTTATTCGTGTGTTTTAATGGCCATAACAATGTTGAGCTTATCAGCTATTCAGGCACAGTCAAAATCCAAAATTCAACATATTCAATCTAAATACAATAAAAGTGCTTTAGCCAAAGTACAGGATGAATTTTCTAGAGATTTCACAAAAAAAGATATCACCCTTAGAGCTTTTGCTAAAAACAATGGCCTAAAAATTTCTGAAACCTTAAATGATGGCAACCAAATAGAGCTTGTTGATATAGGAGCAGATGGTACCCCCTTATATTATAGCACATTCAGTGATAATTCAAGTATGGTGTCCAGAGCAAATACCTTGTATACAGGCGGTGCGCTAGATTTAGGCATCAGTGGACAAGGAATGAAAGTTGGTGTTTGGGATGCGGGAATAGCGTTACTTACCCACCAAGAATACAGCTCTAGAGCAATCGAGGGAGACAATACCTCAGAAATAAATGCTCATGCTACTATGGTATTGGGTAGTATGATTGCCAAAGGAATTAAATCTCAGGCTAAAGGGGTTGCTTATAATGCTACTGCCATTTCTAGCGATTGGAAAGCAGATAAAGTAGAAGTGATTACAGCGGCTGCAAACGGATTGTTATTGTCTAATCATTCTTATGGCATTAGGCCTGATTTTGTGCCTGATTGGTATTTTGGTGCGTACATTCAAGTAGCTAAAGATTGGGATAGAATTATGTATAACGCTCCTTACTATTTAATGGTAACTGCAGCAGGAAATTCTCAAAAATTAAAATTTAACGATGCACCTATTTACGGTAAGACTACAGATGGGTTTGATTTGTTGCTAGGCTTTTCTACTACTAAAAACGGAATAAACGTTGCCGCTGTAGAATCAGAGATTGATAATAATGGAAACTTAGTAAATGCTGCTGTAGCTAGTTATAGTAGTCATGGACCAACAGATGATGGCCGTATAAAGCCAGACATTGCAGGTTGTGGTGCAAATATCTTATCTACACAATCTAGTGGAGAGAAAAATTATGATACCTATTCTGGTACTTCAATGGCTGCTCCAGGAATTACAAGTGCAATGCTATTGCTACAAGAATATTATGATAGACTCAATGGAGACTTCATGAAAGCATCTACCTTAAAAGGTTTAGTATTACATAGTGCTGATGATGTGGCTGCACCAGGACCAGATTATAAAATGGGCTGGGGTGTCATGAATACTAAAAAAGCAGCGGAATTAATTGTAAATAATGAATACTCTTCTTTAATCATCGAAGAAAGTTTAGCTCAAGGGGAAACCTATAGTATTACTGTTGATGCTAGAGTAGGCGAAGAATTTTTGGCTTCTGTCTCTTGGACAGATCCTGTTGGAGATTTTGTAAATAAAGGAGAATTAAATAGTATGACTCCGGCATTGGTTAATGATTTAGATATTAGAGTTACAAAAAACAATGTGGTTTCATTGCCTTGGAAGTTAGATCCAAGAAATGCTAATGCTGCAGCTGTAAAAGGAGATAATCTTGTAGATCCTTTTGAAAAAATTCAACTAGATAATGCTACAGGTACCTATACAATTACTATTTCGCATAAAGGTAAATTAACGAATGAAAATCAGGTGTTTTCATTAATCGTTTCCGGTGCATCTACTTCTAAATGTAATGCAATTTCTCCTTCAGAATTTACGATGAGTTCTACTTATTCAGATGCCATAGACATCAGTTGGGAAGCTATAGCAGATTCTTTTTTTGAAGTTCAGTATAAAAAAGAAAATGATGTAGAGTGGAATACTAAATTTTCAGAAACGAATGATGTTTCTCTTGAGAATTTGGTTAATGGCGGTACGTATATCGTAAAATTAAGAACAAACTGTACTACAAATATTTTCTCGGAATATACAGAAGCTTTTAAATTTACTTTTGATGGCGTCCTTACGGATGATCCTTTTAAGGCAGAAGCACAAGAGGTTGTAGTTATATCAGACAAATTAAAGTTTTCAGTACATCCTAACCCTACAACAGACCAAATTACCATTGACGGTCCATTAAGTGATAATGCCTATTATAGCATTGTATCTAGTACGGGAACCTTGCTTAAAAAAGGGAAGGCGAAATATAATGATATTCAGGTAGATGATTTGTCTTCTGGCTTTTATTCACTAACAATTTTTGAGGATGGCGAACAACAATCAATGAAGTTTATAAAGAATTAG